The genomic segment TTTGAATGAGGTGTAAATATGACGGTAAAAGAAGTTTGTGAAGTGACAACGGTTCATGAAGAAGTTGTGAATCGGGTACAGAAGGCGCTCCCTGATGTGGGTGCTGCTGTCGCGATATTTAAAGCGTTGGCGGATGAAACCAGATTGAAAATTGCTTTTTCGCTGACACTAGAAGAAGAAATGTGTGTATGTGACGTTGCGGCAGTGATTGGTTCTTCCGTTGCGACAGCTTCCCACCACTTACGCTATTTGCGCGAACAAGCACTTGCTAAATCAAGGAGAAAAGGGAAGATGGTTTACTATTCGCTCGCAGACGATCACGTCCACCAACTTGTGAAAGTCGCACACGAGCATACGATAGAGGGTGTTGAGCATGGCAACGGTTGAGAAGAAAGAATATAGGTTGGAGAATCTAACATGTGCCAGTTGTGCGATGAAGTTTGAAAAAAACGTTAAAAACCTGCCTTCTATTGAGGATGTACAAGTGAATTTTGGTGCATCAAAATTAGCGTTCAGTGGCAGCGCGACGATTGAAGATCTCGAAGCAGCAGGTGCATTTGATGGCATTAAAGTTGTCCCGCTTCAGAATAAGAAGATTGAGCCGAAAACGTCTTTCTTTAAACGGAAAGAGAATCTCGTTACACTTTTTTCGCTGCTGTTCTTACTAATAGGGATGTATGTGTCATTTCGTTACGCTGAAACACATCCTGCAGCAATTGCCCTATTTGCAATTGCCATTGTAATTGGTGGAACAAGCATATTCAAAACAGGATTGCGAAATTTGGTCCGT from the Sporosarcina psychrophila genome contains:
- a CDS encoding ArsR/SmtB family transcription factor — translated: MTVKEVCEVTTVHEEVVNRVQKALPDVGAAVAIFKALADETRLKIAFSLTLEEEMCVCDVAAVIGSSVATASHHLRYLREQALAKSRRKGKMVYYSLADDHVHQLVKVAHEHTIEGVEHGNG